In Cupriavidus taiwanensis, the following are encoded in one genomic region:
- a CDS encoding aminotransferase class I/II-fold pyridoxal phosphate-dependent enzyme, translating to MNSSMTQAVRVAQFQDLSDSFCEPIALTAAYVFESAADAAARFSGASYCNVYSRFTNPTVRAFERRLAALEGAEDAVAFSSGMAAIAAIAQARLRTGVNVVCSRDVFGTTLTAFQYYFKKFGVDVRLVDLTDLAQWSAAIDDKTSLAFLETPSNPLQQVADIRAVASLVHAHGGLLAVDNTMLTPILQKPLLHGADMVVHSAGKYIDGQGRCVAGVVAGPTVLMEEMRAVARTLGPTLSAMNAWLLLKSLETLELRVEAISQSTQTLANWLKDRREVGTVYYSGFQPDPKRDLAERQHCGAGGVLSFEVGDSRESAWAFIDALRLVSIATNIGDTRSMVTHPATTTHGRLTAEERNRAGIRESLVRLSVGLESVDDLQADIEQALRCVVEPPRAWIN from the coding sequence ATGAACAGTTCCATGACACAAGCGGTACGAGTCGCTCAGTTCCAGGATTTGTCTGACTCCTTCTGCGAGCCAATTGCGTTGACGGCCGCATACGTGTTCGAGTCGGCCGCAGACGCAGCAGCCAGGTTCAGCGGTGCATCTTACTGCAACGTGTATTCACGTTTTACCAATCCGACCGTCCGTGCATTCGAGCGGCGTCTCGCAGCGCTGGAAGGCGCTGAAGATGCGGTGGCGTTCTCATCCGGGATGGCGGCGATTGCCGCAATCGCCCAAGCGCGACTCCGGACGGGGGTTAATGTGGTTTGTTCGCGGGATGTGTTTGGCACGACGCTGACGGCCTTTCAGTACTACTTCAAGAAATTTGGCGTTGACGTCCGCCTGGTTGATTTGACCGACCTGGCGCAATGGTCTGCCGCGATCGACGATAAAACCAGTCTTGCATTCCTGGAAACGCCGTCCAATCCGCTGCAGCAGGTTGCAGACATTCGGGCGGTTGCATCCCTCGTTCACGCGCATGGTGGCTTGCTGGCAGTGGATAATACGATGCTCACGCCAATTCTGCAGAAGCCTCTGCTCCACGGCGCAGATATGGTTGTACATTCCGCCGGAAAGTACATCGACGGGCAAGGTCGCTGTGTTGCGGGTGTCGTAGCGGGGCCCACTGTTTTAATGGAAGAAATGCGTGCTGTCGCTCGCACGCTGGGGCCAACACTGAGCGCCATGAACGCATGGCTATTGCTGAAGAGTCTTGAGACCCTCGAGCTTCGTGTCGAGGCAATCTCACAGAGCACACAGACGCTTGCAAACTGGCTGAAGGACCGGCGCGAGGTCGGTACTGTGTACTACAGCGGATTCCAGCCAGATCCGAAGCGAGACTTGGCCGAGCGTCAACATTGCGGCGCTGGCGGTGTCTTGAGCTTTGAGGTTGGCGATTCGCGCGAGAGCGCCTGGGCTTTTATTGACGCGCTTCGCCTTGTATCAATCGCTACGAATATCGGTGACACGCGTTCGATGGTGACGCATCCGGCGACGACGACCCATGGCAGGCTGACAGCGGAGGAGAGAAACCGAGCTGGAATTCGTGAGAGTCTGGTGCGCTTGTCGGTGGGGTTAGAAAGCGTCGATGACCTGCAAGCCGATATCGAGCAAGCTTTGCGATGTGTCGTCGAACCTCCCCGCGCCTGGATCAATTGA
- a CDS encoding MFS transporter — protein sequence MNGHRKSHAIIYLLIAIGFVVMFVSTAIKGIYQVYFVQLAEHYGRGRAQFAWSGGLFMLATGFMSPLVGALSDRVGPLRTSAIGAFAAGVACVSVAVWHQSIVFFSLAFGVMGAFGLAAMTFVPMGILVDRLFEERKKGLAYAVVTNGTAIGFIVLSPMWIWLQPQASWMAIFGAVGVVLALPVCAAVWLASRWEPASGPAPSVATHKGNASAWSVVRQDSVFYVLAVGFFGCGATMAFIDVHLLAHWQDQGVPRLEMAFAMSTLGLLELLSGIASGVLALRFDKHRLLAFFYAMRSLSMLLLLAPWLGVLPFAVLFGASYLGTVILTSMFCFERYGRQIKGRVFGLLFLVHQLGAFLTVQLGAWSFESSRSYVHAILGLALLTLISAVCSWFGLRGRGPLPISSEPSLDRAAPSLDTNG from the coding sequence ATGAACGGGCACCGGAAGTCCCACGCCATCATCTATTTGCTGATCGCCATCGGCTTCGTCGTGATGTTTGTCTCCACGGCAATAAAAGGGATTTACCAGGTTTACTTTGTCCAGTTGGCGGAACACTACGGCCGAGGACGCGCGCAATTTGCCTGGTCAGGTGGACTGTTCATGCTCGCTACCGGATTTATGTCCCCTCTGGTGGGGGCGCTGAGCGATCGTGTCGGACCGTTACGTACGTCCGCCATTGGCGCATTCGCCGCGGGGGTGGCTTGTGTGAGCGTGGCGGTCTGGCATCAGTCGATTGTTTTCTTCAGCCTGGCCTTCGGTGTCATGGGCGCGTTTGGCCTCGCGGCAATGACCTTCGTACCGATGGGCATTCTGGTGGATCGGCTGTTTGAAGAGAGAAAGAAGGGCTTGGCATACGCGGTGGTGACCAATGGCACTGCGATTGGATTCATCGTACTTTCTCCCATGTGGATATGGTTGCAGCCTCAGGCAAGCTGGATGGCCATATTCGGTGCGGTCGGGGTCGTGCTGGCATTGCCCGTCTGCGCTGCCGTGTGGCTGGCTTCACGTTGGGAGCCTGCTTCCGGCCCTGCACCCAGCGTAGCAACTCACAAGGGAAATGCGAGCGCCTGGTCGGTGGTTCGGCAAGATTCCGTCTTTTACGTCCTGGCGGTCGGATTCTTCGGTTGTGGCGCGACGATGGCGTTTATTGATGTCCATCTTCTGGCGCACTGGCAGGATCAGGGCGTGCCACGGTTGGAGATGGCCTTTGCGATGAGCACCCTGGGCCTGCTTGAACTGCTTAGCGGGATTGCCTCAGGTGTGCTTGCCCTGCGCTTCGACAAGCACCGGTTGCTTGCGTTTTTTTATGCGATGCGGTCGCTGTCGATGCTGCTTCTTCTCGCGCCCTGGCTAGGGGTCCTGCCATTTGCAGTCCTGTTCGGCGCCAGCTATCTGGGCACGGTTATCCTGACCTCCATGTTTTGCTTCGAGCGATATGGCAGGCAGATCAAGGGTCGTGTGTTCGGCTTGCTCTTTCTTGTTCACCAACTCGGAGCGTTTCTGACTGTACAATTAGGGGCCTGGTCCTTTGAATCCAGTCGGAGCTACGTGCATGCCATCCTGGGACTCGCGTTGCTTACCCTGATCTCCGCCGTGTGCTCGTGGTTCGGCCTGCGCGGTCGTGGCCCGTTGCCCATTAGCTCTGAGCCGTCGCTAGATCGGGCCGCCCCAAGTCTCGATACCAATGGCTGA
- a CDS encoding GNAT family N-acetyltransferase: MKDTVHFKWLSDLADAEAHLIAELVECTALDGAMLGYARRMSDDEAEGFMAELRYRISKGHSLALVGVDKGKPVFFCMMTRSAMPNCRHRAELSKGVVHPAYRGQHIIPQAFRKIVLKAESLGIEQLILDVRAGSRAHLLWQRFGFKSYGLLDDYARVGNEVYRGDFLAQPVCALRKHVFQDKPSKDRIGMIKRENFKEELRHVLHRNLTLGHPIFEELFDPMKPNLHLLRATALQGYQLTKNFLSYVEHLFFHCPLPKFKRALLINMYEEETGRLSRSDNHVVLMQNFLHAIGISDFERDAELPLPATSALINYRFDAVRDPAKYHIGAAAVMIASEGQNLETKAGEARHELFGRVYGLAEGDLRFFSVHQAEDVGHVEQGLNLVSELCTTARMQEEALFAVDHTCKLFYAMYENIYVENCRRAPGPIVLGGGR, from the coding sequence GTGAAAGACACAGTTCATTTCAAATGGCTCTCTGATCTGGCCGATGCGGAGGCTCATCTCATCGCCGAGCTTGTTGAATGCACGGCGTTAGACGGGGCCATGCTGGGCTATGCAAGACGCATGTCAGACGACGAGGCCGAGGGCTTCATGGCCGAGTTGCGCTATCGAATTTCCAAAGGTCATTCCCTGGCGTTGGTTGGCGTGGACAAGGGCAAGCCGGTCTTCTTCTGCATGATGACTCGCAGCGCCATGCCGAACTGTCGCCATCGTGCTGAATTGAGCAAGGGAGTCGTTCATCCCGCATACCGTGGCCAGCACATCATTCCGCAGGCCTTTCGGAAAATCGTGCTCAAGGCGGAATCGCTGGGGATCGAGCAGCTGATTCTGGATGTGCGCGCGGGGAGCCGGGCTCACCTGCTGTGGCAGCGTTTCGGATTCAAGTCATATGGTTTGCTTGACGACTATGCGCGCGTAGGAAACGAAGTTTATCGCGGTGATTTTCTTGCGCAACCGGTCTGCGCCTTGCGAAAACATGTATTCCAGGATAAGCCATCAAAGGATCGTATCGGCATGATTAAAAGAGAGAATTTCAAGGAAGAGCTGCGCCATGTTCTGCATCGCAACCTGACCCTGGGCCATCCAATCTTCGAAGAACTCTTTGACCCGATGAAGCCAAACCTGCATCTGCTAAGGGCCACCGCGCTTCAGGGATACCAGTTGACGAAGAACTTCCTGTCTTACGTCGAGCATCTCTTCTTCCATTGCCCGCTCCCGAAATTCAAGCGCGCTCTCTTGATCAATATGTACGAGGAGGAAACAGGGCGCCTCTCCAGAAGTGACAATCATGTCGTTCTCATGCAGAACTTCTTGCACGCGATTGGTATCAGTGATTTCGAGCGTGATGCCGAGCTTCCGTTGCCTGCCACCAGCGCGCTGATCAACTACCGATTTGATGCCGTACGCGATCCGGCGAAGTATCACATCGGTGCTGCGGCGGTCATGATTGCCAGCGAGGGGCAGAATCTGGAAACGAAAGCGGGTGAGGCCCGCCATGAACTCTTCGGCAGGGTATATGGACTCGCCGAAGGCGATCTGCGGTTCTTCTCCGTCCATCAAGCCGAAGACGTCGGACACGTTGAGCAGGGACTGAATCTCGTTTCCGAGTTGTGCACGACAGCCAGGATGCAGGAAGAGGCGCTGTTTGCCGTTGACCATACGTGCAAGCTGTTCTACGCCATGTATGAAAATATATATGTGGAGAATTGTCGGAGGGCGCCAGGTCCAATAGTTCTTGGGGGTGGACGCTGA
- a CDS encoding GlxA family transcriptional regulator yields MRSAYLLVLPGVHLLDLAGPLQVLSTVSELGIGQLSVHCVGPHPGVEAFQGVALDRIEALPARVNGRDLVVVIGSKLQPSLMASQPWRDAAAWLRRMFTGSKAPATTIAAVCTGAFLLGDAGLLDGRLCTTHHAFIRKLRARQPRASVIENRVFVSDGNIWTSAGVASGIDMALRLVAEIFGDEAAIRVARENVVPFRRFSNDPRLDPQYQSRSHGNQLIHAVQDAISRNLEASVSDPRFARAFAISVRHLSRVFLEETGLTPKQYQLALRMARARKLLTASNLSVEEISLKSGFSSVQAFRSCWNKIEPMPPSRYRASNSAEKT; encoded by the coding sequence ATGAGATCCGCCTACCTCCTCGTACTCCCCGGCGTGCACCTGCTGGATCTGGCAGGCCCGCTCCAGGTCCTGTCGACGGTATCGGAACTAGGCATAGGTCAGCTTTCCGTTCACTGCGTCGGCCCGCATCCGGGCGTGGAGGCCTTTCAGGGTGTGGCGCTGGACCGAATCGAGGCCTTGCCTGCGCGCGTCAATGGCCGGGACCTGGTGGTAGTGATCGGCAGCAAGCTGCAGCCTTCGTTGATGGCATCGCAGCCCTGGCGCGATGCAGCTGCGTGGCTGCGCCGCATGTTCACGGGAAGCAAGGCGCCTGCGACGACGATTGCTGCGGTCTGCACCGGCGCCTTCCTGCTGGGTGATGCGGGACTACTCGATGGCCGGCTGTGCACCACGCATCATGCCTTCATCAGGAAGCTTCGCGCGCGGCAGCCGCGGGCCTCGGTGATTGAAAACCGGGTCTTTGTCTCGGATGGAAATATCTGGACCTCCGCGGGCGTTGCATCGGGCATCGACATGGCGTTGAGGCTAGTGGCGGAGATCTTTGGCGATGAGGCTGCCATTCGTGTAGCCCGCGAGAATGTGGTGCCATTCCGGCGCTTCAGCAATGATCCCCGACTCGACCCGCAGTACCAGTCCCGCTCGCATGGCAACCAGTTGATCCATGCGGTCCAGGATGCCATCTCGCGAAACCTGGAAGCTTCGGTGTCCGATCCCCGCTTCGCCCGGGCCTTTGCGATCAGCGTCAGGCATCTTTCCCGCGTGTTCCTGGAAGAGACGGGGCTGACACCAAAGCAGTACCAGCTTGCCTTGCGCATGGCACGCGCAAGGAAGCTGCTGACCGCTTCAAACCTCTCCGTAGAAGAAATTTCGTTGAAGTCCGGCTTCAGCAGCGTTCAGGCCTTCCGCAGTTGCTGGAACAAGATCGAACCCATGCCCCCGAGCCGGTACCGGGCATCGAACTCGGCGGAAAAGACTTGA